Proteins from a genomic interval of Streptomyces fodineus:
- a CDS encoding thiamine ABC transporter substrate-binding protein: MQNKTFVAVAVGLGLIGLSACGAGGGTSSADSKTVTLVSHDSWAVSKNVLQDFENKTGYKVHVLKDGDAGQAVNKAILTKDNPQGDVFFGVDNTLLSRALDNGLFQPYQAKGSDLVLPEYRVDQAKHRVTPIDTGDICVNYDKAYFAQHKLTPPQSFADLAEPAYKNLLVTENAATSSPGLGFLLGSAARFGDNGWQDYWKKLKANGVKVVDGWEQAYYQEFSGSSEGKKAGGDRPLVVSYASSPPAEVIYAKKRPSTAPTGVAHGTCFQQTEYAGLLSNAKNTKGGKAFLDFLLTKEFQDDMPLNMYVYPVREGAQVPPEFMKYGPEAKNPETMAPGKIAANRDQWVKSWTSLVLK; the protein is encoded by the coding sequence GTGCAGAACAAGACCTTCGTGGCCGTGGCCGTCGGGCTCGGCCTGATCGGCCTGTCCGCGTGCGGTGCCGGCGGCGGCACGTCGTCCGCGGACTCCAAGACCGTGACCCTCGTCAGCCACGACTCGTGGGCCGTGTCCAAGAACGTGCTCCAGGACTTCGAGAACAAGACCGGGTACAAGGTCCACGTCCTCAAGGACGGTGACGCCGGGCAGGCCGTCAACAAGGCGATCCTGACCAAGGACAACCCGCAGGGCGACGTCTTCTTCGGCGTCGACAACACCCTGCTCTCCCGCGCCCTCGACAACGGTCTCTTCCAGCCGTACCAGGCCAAGGGCTCCGACCTGGTCCTGCCCGAGTACCGCGTCGACCAGGCCAAGCACCGCGTCACGCCGATCGACACCGGCGACATCTGCGTCAACTACGACAAGGCCTACTTCGCCCAGCACAAGCTGACCCCGCCGCAGTCCTTCGCCGACCTGGCGGAGCCCGCGTACAAGAACCTCCTCGTCACGGAGAACGCGGCCACCTCCTCACCGGGACTCGGCTTCCTGCTCGGCAGCGCCGCCCGGTTCGGGGACAACGGCTGGCAGGATTACTGGAAGAAGCTCAAGGCCAACGGCGTCAAGGTCGTCGATGGCTGGGAGCAGGCCTACTACCAGGAGTTCTCGGGCTCCTCGGAGGGCAAGAAGGCCGGCGGCGACCGGCCGCTGGTGGTGTCGTACGCCTCCTCCCCGCCCGCCGAGGTCATCTACGCCAAGAAGCGCCCCAGCACCGCCCCGACCGGGGTCGCCCACGGCACCTGCTTCCAGCAGACCGAGTACGCCGGACTGCTGAGCAACGCCAAGAACACCAAGGGCGGCAAGGCGTTCCTGGACTTCCTGCTCACCAAGGAGTTCCAGGACGACATGCCGCTCAACATGTACGTCTACCCGGTGCGCGAGGGCGCCCAGGTGCCGCCGGAGTTCATGAAGTACGGGCCGGAGGCGAAGAACCCCGAGACCATGGCCCCCGGCAAGATCGCCGCCAACCGTGACCAGTGGGTCAAGTCGTGGACCTCGCTCGTACTGAAGTAG
- a CDS encoding ABC transporter permease, with translation MALPVAFFAVFFAWPVAAIVARGLKADGAWQFGRLADVLTQPDIRHVLWFTTWQALASTALTLLLALPAAYAFARLDFPGKHLLRAVVTVPFVLPTVVAGSAFLALAGHGGLLDQLWGVRLDTTVWAILLAHVFFNYAVVVRTVGGLWSQLDPRQEEAARMLGASALRAWRKVTLPALGPAVAAGALMVFLFTFTSFGVVQILGGPTFSTLEVEIYRQTSEVFDLSTAAVLTLVQFVAVGAILAVHAWTVRRRETALRLVDPKTTARRPRGAGQWALLTGVLVTIALLLVLPLAVLVRRSLDAPGFGYYRALTNADGGTFLVAPVHAVWTSVQYAVAATAIAVVIGGLAAAALARRDAGRLVRGFDALLMLPLGVSAVTVGFGFLIALDKPPLDLRQSWILVPLAQALVGAPFVVRTMLPVLRAVDARLREAAAVLGASPWRVWREVDLPLVRRALLVAAGFAFAVSLGEFGATVFIARPDNPTLPVAVARLLSRPGDLNYGQAMALSTILMVVCAAALLILERLRTDRTGEF, from the coding sequence ATGGCCCTGCCCGTCGCGTTCTTCGCCGTGTTCTTCGCCTGGCCCGTGGCCGCGATCGTCGCGCGCGGGCTGAAGGCCGACGGCGCCTGGCAGTTCGGGCGGCTCGCGGATGTACTCACCCAGCCGGACATCCGGCACGTGCTGTGGTTCACCACCTGGCAGGCGCTCGCCTCCACCGCGCTCACCCTGCTGCTCGCGCTGCCCGCCGCCTACGCCTTCGCCCGCCTGGACTTCCCGGGCAAGCACCTGCTGCGGGCCGTCGTCACCGTGCCGTTCGTGCTGCCGACGGTCGTCGCGGGCAGTGCCTTCCTGGCGCTGGCCGGGCACGGTGGGCTGCTGGACCAGCTGTGGGGCGTACGGCTGGACACCACGGTGTGGGCGATTCTGCTGGCTCACGTCTTCTTCAACTATGCGGTCGTCGTACGGACCGTCGGCGGGCTGTGGTCCCAGCTCGACCCCCGCCAGGAGGAAGCCGCGCGCATGCTGGGCGCGTCTGCGCTCCGCGCCTGGCGGAAGGTCACCCTCCCGGCCCTCGGTCCCGCCGTGGCCGCCGGCGCGCTGATGGTGTTCCTGTTCACCTTCACCTCCTTCGGCGTCGTCCAGATCCTCGGGGGCCCCACCTTCTCCACCCTCGAAGTGGAGATCTACCGCCAGACCTCCGAGGTCTTCGACCTCTCCACGGCCGCCGTCCTCACCCTCGTCCAGTTCGTCGCCGTCGGCGCGATCCTCGCCGTGCACGCCTGGACGGTACGGCGCCGGGAGACCGCCCTGCGGCTCGTCGACCCGAAGACCACCGCCCGCCGCCCGCGCGGCGCCGGACAGTGGGCCCTGCTCACCGGGGTCCTCGTCACCATCGCGCTGCTCCTCGTCCTGCCGCTCGCCGTCCTCGTCCGCCGCTCTCTGGACGCGCCCGGCTTCGGCTACTACCGGGCGCTGACGAACGCCGACGGCGGTACGTTCCTGGTGGCTCCGGTCCACGCGGTGTGGACGTCTGTTCAGTACGCCGTCGCCGCCACCGCCATCGCGGTCGTGATCGGAGGTCTCGCCGCCGCCGCGCTGGCCCGCCGGGACGCCGGACGGCTGGTGCGGGGCTTCGACGCGCTGCTGATGCTGCCGCTCGGCGTCTCCGCCGTGACCGTCGGCTTCGGCTTCCTCATCGCCCTGGACAAGCCGCCGCTGGATCTCCGGCAGTCCTGGATCCTCGTCCCGCTCGCCCAGGCGCTGGTGGGCGCCCCCTTCGTCGTACGGACCATGCTGCCCGTGCTGCGCGCGGTGGACGCGCGGCTGCGGGAGGCGGCCGCCGTGCTCGGGGCCTCTCCGTGGCGGGTGTGGCGGGAGGTGGATCTGCCGCTGGTGCGGCGGGCGTTGCTGGTGGCGGCCGGGTTCGCGTTCGCGGTCTCGCTCGGCGAGTTCGGGGCGACCGTGTTCATCGCCCGGCCCGACAACCCGACGCTCCCGGTCGCCGTGGCCCGGCTGCTCAGCCGCCCCGGGGACCTCAACTACGGCCAGGCGATGGCCCTTTCGACGATTCTGATGGTGGTGTGCGCCGCCGCGCTGCTGATCCTGGAGCGGCTGCGCACCGACCGGACGGGGGAGTTCTAG